A region of the Oncorhynchus gorbuscha isolate QuinsamMale2020 ecotype Even-year linkage group LG02, OgorEven_v1.0, whole genome shotgun sequence genome:
CGACTGCAGCTGTGGTTGTATCTGCTGTGGCAACTGTAGCTGTGGTTGTATCTGCTGTGGCGACTGTAGTTGTATCTGCTGTGGCGACTGTAGCTGTGtttgtatctgctgtggtgactGTAGCTGTGGGTGTATCTGCTGTGGCgactgtagctgtggatgtaTCTGCTGTGGCGACTGTAGCTGTGGTTGTATCTGCTGTGGCGACAGTAGCTGCTGTGGCTTTGTCAGTGATGGCAGTGGCTGTAGAGGTTGCTGCAGTTTGTGTGCAGTGTTCTGGGCTGCTAGCTCGCTCAGCAATATCAGAGAGTCCAGGCCAAAGCCGTCTCTGGTCAGGCAGTCGAGGACTAGGCCTCTCTCTTTGCTgtctggggagggagaggggctcaCCGTCAGGTCTAAGACCTCCTCCCTGGTCCGAGgaggcatggaggaggaggaggggttgggcTGCAGGAGGTGCAGGGAGGGGAAGTGGTGGGGGAAATTGGAGAAGTGGGAGGTGGGGCTGGCCATGCTGGGGAGCTGGTTGACTGGACCGAGCTGGGGTTTGAGCTGTGAAGGTTTGGGCTGGAGTAGAGGCTTGACCTGTAGAGGATTGGCCTGGGCCAGGCTCAGGTGCTGGGTCTTGAGGCCCTGCGACAAGTTCTGGTTGTTGAAGCTGTGGTTcagggtctgtctctggctgtAAAGCTTGGCCAGCAGGTGTTGGTTCTGAAGCTGCCGCTCCTCGGCTAGCCGCTGCTCCTGGGCGCGCTGCTGCTCCTGGGCGCGCTGCTGCTCCTTATCCTTGCGCCTTCTCTTCACCTCCTCGTCCATTTTGAGAAGTTCCTGCCGCACTCGGGCCACACAGTTCTCTGGGATCTTGATAcctaggggagaaagagagggtattatgtttttttttacccctttttctcccaaattttgtggtatccaattggtagttacagtcttgtctcaactcccgtacagactcgggagaggcaaaggtcgggAGCCGTGtgtcatctgaaacacaacccagccaagccgcactgcttcttgacacaatgcccacttaacctggaagccagccgcaccaatttgtcggaggaaacactgtacacctggcgactgtgtcagtGTCGCCCGgaccaccacaggagtcactagtgcgcaatgggacaaggacatccctgccggccaaaccctcccctaacccggatgacgctgggccaattgtgcactgccccatgtgtctcccggtcgtggccggctgcgacagagcctggactcgaacccagaatctctagtagcacaactagcactgcgatgcagtgccttagaccactgcaccgcTCGGGAGGCCACGAGAGTTATGTTGAGATTTGTTTATACAAGTCGATAATTTGGCTCAGTTGGTTGAAGCATAATGCTGTTGTGGCGTTTGATTTTGGCAACCGAAAAACTCATCTGTCAAGACATTCCCTCTGATTCCCTTTCACAGAACCACACtttggtgatggtgtgtgtgtgtgtgggttgtatGGAGTTGTTTAGTACTCACCGACTTGCTTGTTACTATTTTTGGTTTTGAGGCGTACGATCTGAAGGATGCTGGAGCaggtgatgtcagagaccacgTCAGCCACATACTTCCAGACGCGCAGTAGCGCACCACACAGCATGTGGTACTGGCGCAGACGCATTCCTTGCAGACACTCCTGACCCTCCTCGATCTTCTTACACTTCCCATTCCAGTTAGCATGGCTACATTTCCCAAAGGAGAAGTTGAACTGGCTCTCCCAGCTGTCCTTGGCTTGGTCTGGAGTCACCTAGGATGGGAACACAACACACACGTCTTATGTTAAAGTGTTGAGTGCTGGTTTTTATATTGTACATTAGACAATACGCAGGACTGCTCTTCCTGTTTCACTACTGTTTATTCCACTAGAGGGCAGCATACACCACACAAAAACCATAAAACATTTCCTGCCAAACAACAAAGACAAATCTTGTTGCCATGCGAGTGGAAACCTTCTATTGTGtgcatgtcagtgtgtctgtctgtgtgtgtctgtgtgtgtgtcggtgcgtGTCAGACTGAGTCATACCTTGCGGTAGCGTAGCTGCAGGTTGTCCAGGCTCTCTGGGTGGGCCTGCTTCCCGATGTTGGGCTTGTAGACGATGAAGTTCCTCCCTCGGCCCTGCTCCGCCAGCAGCACACACGGGTGGTTCCCCCGCAACTGAGGAAACCAGAGGAGATGGAAATGTCTTTAAAGTTCTGTAAAATACTTTCATGTGTTTTCCTCTGGCCACGATTGAACTCCATCTGTACAATTGTTTTAAACCacaaaaaaatcaaatcaaaaaagaGGCGGAAGATTTATAGTGAGTTCAACTGGGAACCTGGCAGTGGTGAAGTGTTTGCCTGGTGGGACTATAGAAGACTGTCATTTCATTGTTGAATTGTATTATGAACCAAGTGTATTTAACTACTGTATAATTAAGAAAACTCCACATCAGGAAGGAAGAGGCTGTGTATATTGTTCACTCAAGCCACTACAATTAATACTGAACAAAATCCTAGTTAAACTCCTTCTTTAGGTTCATAACATGTATACTTTCATCCTACTCCCTTGATGTGCCATGAAAGAGCCACActccagagaacagaacagaggcaCCTGGACCCTTCTGATATGCCATTCACCCCTGGGAAATAGCCAGTCTGGAAGCTGTTCTAGCTCTGCTTGAGCCCTGGGGAGGAACAGGTAGTCACAGTATCATACGCTTCCTGGTACGCCTGTGTGCATGCTGGGACATGCATAGTGACTCTCTGTGCTCTACGGTAGCCAGCTAGACTCACCTTGTGTGAGAGGTAGAAGCCCTCGTCAGGACTGTTGAGGTTCTGGACCTTCTCATAGGCCTCCTCCCAGGGCATACCTCTGTCCACGCTGATCTATAGAGGTGACATGCAGAGGacaagggttaaaggttagaggtcaGAAAAACTGCCCTATGGGAGAACACTATGGATGAATACCCACTGTGGGCACGATTCAACATTCCCAACACATACGCGGAAATCTGTGCGGGAACACACATATACACGGCTCTTTGGGTTGGCATGAGTTGGGAGTCTACATGTGCTTTACCGGTCCTGGCTGTGTTGGCTAAAAATGTACACTCTAGGTTATCCTGCAGTGACGGCCAGGCAAGGCAGGGAGCCGACGACACCAGTAATGATCACCAGTAATGATCATTCTCCCTCCATCTGGCTAAATATGATGTTCACCATCCAACCACAGGCAGCTGAAATGTCAACATTTTAAATCTCGTTATACCTGCTTGTGCAGAGCAATTCATTATTTTTGAGGTTGGTTCGGTGTCGGTTCTGAAAAAAGAATTGCTGTTTTCGATttcaacaatatatatatattttttattcattATTAAATAATcacataaaaaatatttttgagatTTTTAATGGAAATTCCAGAGCAAGGAAATAGTTAACATTCAAttaccaaaacatagaaaataggaAACATTTTACTTAGTTTCATTTGAATTAATTATGAATTCCTTAAAGTGATCATCTCATCACTGCCTGTAGCAGTCAGCCCATCTAACGTTATCTCTGTGCTTCCCATACTGCACTGCAGGGCTGtaaaactcattccatggaggggaGGTTTTTGGTtgccctagacaaccaggtatGGGGAGTTCcatactaattagtgaccttaattcaacAATCAAGTATAAGTAAGGAgcaaaaacccgcagacactcggccctccgtgcAATGGGTTTGACACCTGTGCTGTACTGTCTTTAGTCATCCTTTTTAGCTAGGCTAGTCTGCCCATGTatgctgcagagctgtctgacaaaataattagactagttcttcaaagtaactCTCTCGTCATTGTGTACCATGTTTCTGCGCTAAACTAGGTTATTTGCTTaatgaaaactacaactccctgtAGCCCAGCGTCCCACGTAGTACTTGATTTCTACCGTGAATGATTTGATTTCTCTCTAGAGAAATGGCACTTTGGGCACACAAAAAAATAACTACATGTAATTCAAGGAAGTGATCCGGCgttggtcaattagttgtttaataacTGAAATCCCCCCTGAAATGTTGGTTAAATCGCTCAGCACTAATAACTGTATCCAGGAGTCAGAGTACTGAATAACAAAGTGGAGGATAAATCTGTCGAGTACATTATATCACCTCTCTGGCTGCGTATGCAGGAAACACTGCTTTCTTGTTGTTTCAcggcaatggtgggtagtgtttaaaaatatatatatcactagGTTTAGTCTTATTCAAACTTGACATCTATTTTTCAGACCAGAGTTACAAAACAAAGATCAACATGCAAATCTATATGAGGTGCCTGTCAAATATAGCGAGATAATTCAATTGTACAATAATGTACCAGTGTACCACGGGAGTACCTTGTAGAGCACGACCTGTCCGTCCTGGGGGTTTCCCACTGTCATGAAGGTCTCTTGCTTCTCCTCGTAGATTTCATCGTTACCTGGGGCCAGATCTAACAGAACAGGACACATAGTTCTAGTCAGGAGACATACCTAGCATCTCTATACAGAGACTCGGTACCATCCCAAACCATCAGCCTCATGCTGCTGTTCATGGAAAGACATTCTAGGAAGGCCAAATGAAGTAGGCAGTAGATTTATTTTAATATATGGAGGAGTATATACTGTATGGCGTAGTAGTCCCATACAATAGAATGCAGCCTTTTGTTCTAATAGTGTGGAGAGTTATTTAGCTTTACAACCTATGGGAAAGGGCACCATTTTATTAAGCGTGAGTGTTGGACTCCATACCTAGGATTCCCATGTCGTATTTGCCCTCCTTTTTGTCCTTCTCGATCAGGTAGTCAAAGTTGTCGGTGAAGTACTGGAACAGAGAGTTCTGCTTGTGGACCTCCAGGCCCAGGATCCTGTTGAGGAACTTGGTGATGCTGCAGTCTTTCTCAGTGCTGAGACCAAACCGTGGCTCCTTGCAGAAGATACCCACGTCCATCATGCCATGCTTCATGTCTGAAACAGGTAATATAACAATTATTTCAATGTGGCTTTGGACTTGCATAATGTTTGGGACAATTTCCTACATGCACTCAACATACCTCTGAAGAACAGAGCATCACCCCCGGGGTAACCTTTGGGAGGGGACACCTTGCTCTCGATGTGGCCCAGGATGGCTTTGGTGATCTTATCCAGAGCCTTGGTACCGTACTGCAGAAACACACGACAGGAAACCAGGTCATCTAACAGGTCAGCGCTCCCTCCCCCCAGAACCTCCAACACAACCAATCACACTTAATGCCAAATTGGGCTTCTGTACAAGAGGAAGCATGATCTTGCATGTAATAGTTGTAGCCAGCGCTGACCTTGTTTTCAAAGTTGTATTTGCTCAGGTCTCTGGACTCTGTGGCTCTCCTGTCACCGTGGGTCAATGCACCCTGGACACAGAAACAGGAACAAACACGGTTAGCTTTACAGCCTTATGTCACGGACTGATAACACACCAGCTACAAACACACAACTTTCTCTACTGCAGCAGACAGGTAAAGCATAGAGGCAGTGAATTGACATGACTGCCAAGACATTGAATGCTGTGCACAGATTGTGACTGAAGGTCCACTTGAAGCCAACAGCTGCTTTAGCTGGTGCCCACACAAAGGAATGTTCTGAGATAAAAACAAAGGGATGTTTCTGCCAGATATGAGATCACTGCTGATCTGGAGGGAGCCAAACAAAGGTAGTCAGAGGctgggaaggagggaaagaagagaagctGGGCCCTGGGCATGATGTATCCCATTCTGAGACTGGATTACCGTACAGGCCTGgcagagacaacacacactttCTGGAACCCCCCCTTCCCTTCAGAGAGACAAGGAAAATAAATGACTGGAGCAAAGAGATTACAATGAAATATGGAAAACTGTCTCATAACTACCCAGACATGGGTGCGTTCCAATGTCTGATAACCTTATTATTCAGACCAAAGGAGGATGAGGAATTTCCTGGGTTTGAAATGTTGTGTGAAAGGTGTTTGTGACCTTGAAAGTGTCTGGTCAATGGGACGGTGGTGGGGAAGTCAACGGACTACTGGCAATTCAATCTTCACTAATAAAATGAGGACTTATTACACATGTAGTTTTGTGATTCCATAGTAGATAGATCCGACTGTAGTAAAGGAGGCTGCAACAGCACGTACCAGGCTCTCCAGTCTCTTGGCCACAATGGAGGCAAAGCGTCTTTCCCCGGCCAGCTCAGAGATGAGGAAGATGTACTCTGGAGCCGTCACCTGGTTAGAGCGATGGGTACGACCTggaggaccacacacacagaggaagatcAGTCAGAACAGGCAGACTCTGAGGAACTATACTcaacaaatataaatgcaacatgtaaagtgttggtccaaagtttcatgagctgaaataacagATCCCAGTAATATTCCATACGCACACaattgtttacatccttgttagtgaccatttctccattgccaagataatccatccacctgacaagtgtagcatatcaagaaactgactaaagagcatgattattacacaggtgcaccttgtgttgggaaCAATAaaagcagttttgtcacacaacacaatgccacagatgtatcTAGTTTTGAGgggcatgcaattggcatgcagactgcaggaatgtccaccagagttcttgccagataattgaatgttaattacTCTACCATAGGCCGCCTCAAAAGTTATTTCaaagaatttgtcagtacgtccaactggcctcacaactgcagatcaCTTGTaatcacgccagcccaggacatccacatctggcttcttcacttgCGGGATGGTCTGAGGCCAGCCACCCAGATAGCTGATGAAAcggaggagtatttatgtctgtaataatctgcttttgtggggaaaaactcattctgattggctggacctggctccccagtgggttggccctcccaggcccaccaatGGCTACtcctctgcccagtcatgtgaaatgcatagattagggcctaattaattaatttaaaatcACTGTTTCCTTataagaactgtaactcagtaatatCGTTGAAAtgattgcatgttgcgtttatatttttgttcagtatcgtAGTGTACAAGAGGGAAAAGCTAGAAAAATAAGATATTGGTTTGTGGGGTAGGTTGATTTCAATGAACAGAGGATGATGTCAGCAAATGTGGATTTCCTGGGTAATCTGTCTctgaatggtgtttcctctaGAGGTCTTCACGGATCCACCTGTACCCGAATCACAATCCGGGACACAAGCGGGTCGGATGCAGAATTCTAAATTATGTCACGGGACTGTGTCAGATCTGAGACTATTGTCACAGGTCTCGGGtatgtgtaattttaactgaCATGTCCAGGTGGGCCCGTACAGACCTGAAAGtgactgctgcagtagagagagagagagagggatgcctTTCATCATTTATGCTGCTGCTCTTGCTTTTCACGAGAGTGGAGCGTGTAGCTTGCTGTTGGCCAATCATGAGTCATCAAAGCGGCAATAGGTTACAGTCATAGAGCATCACTCCATGTGTGGCAAAAGTGAGGAGATATCTAACCAATGGAAGATGGAATTAAAATTATGGAATTAAAAGTTAaaggagaaggataggctacAACGACCAAACAGGTAGGCTGCTACTTAATATTCTGAATGGAGTTGTTATTTGTAACTGTAGGATGAGAAAGTGCATGTACtgcagcctctctccctctcgcaccTCACCAGCTCTGGTGTGCTGCTTCCCTCACTCAGATCAGATCTGGATCTGACCAGGTCGATGTGGAACAGGTCTctatatttaaaataaataaatggatgCATATTGTATCCGGGTGTGAAAGCCCCAGGTCCATTTGGGAACGGGTCCAAGTTTCCACTCACCACATCTTTTTCCTGGAACCATATCTACCCTATCTAAACCCGTCGTTCAAGTTCCAAGTTCTGACTTGGATCTTAAAGTGGAAATCCTAGGCcacctaaatgtgtgtgtgtgtgttttgctgtTGTGAGTGCCCACACATGCCAACCCATGCGGTGAGTTCAGCTCCCCAAGGGAGCGTGGCTAACGGGAAGGAATTACAGGCAGTTAGCTAATTGCAAACAATGAATTGACGGCCCACGATGTGTGCGTGCACATGCCCGCTtttccactgttgttattgggtgCAAAATGATATCTAGCAGACGGCAGCGGAGATGAAGAATAATTATATTATTCTCATTTAGTTCAACACACCTCTCTCCCTGCAGCCAGACAAAACTCCAAGTAAAGTTTCACAACACCATTATAAAAGTGACTCATTCCAATGATTAGAATCGCATCctaatacaaaatatattttaatttgataTTCATCAAATGATTAAATCTGTCTTTAGGCAAGGCAATTTGAAGAGGCAGCCAATACTAATGTCATGACATTTTATGAGGCTAGCGTGTAGCCGGGGcggctgggtagcctagtggttagagtgttggactagtaagttcaaacccccgagctgacaaggtacaaatctgtcgttctgcccctgaacaggcagttaacccactgttcctaggccgtcattgaaaataagaatttgttcttaactgacttgcctggttaaataaaggtcaaataaaaaaaacaatcaaaaaCAAACACTTCAAGCAGGGTGGATTGTGTGAAGAGACGTCTGTGTGACAGGGTGTGTAACCTGCATTGAGGAGAGTCCAACTCTGACCCTGACCCCTaaaggcgtcagcatgcttcagttcggctgtTGCCTAGTCAAACTCCACGAACCGAACGAGTGTGCATACTCCCGTAAAAGACCTCCGCTTGAAAAACTAGAAAAAATAAGCAAGAGTaatgtttgtccattttgagatgccATTGCCaatatacacttcctcaaaatagttataattaatctaagataactccAGAAATCTGTAATTAATTATGACGTTTTTGCAGAGGAGATCTTAGTCGCGCAATATTACATCCAGGTTGCATCACATCAGGCTGTgattgagtcccatagggcggcgcacaattggcccaatattgtccaggtttggccgtggtaggttgtcattgtaaataagaatttgttcttaactaacatgcctagttaaataaaaataataaaacatgtatctaactaagatgtttggtgcagtatctCTCAataaaaaaatgtgcatgaaaacgagtCGTCTCTCATTGAATGACAAATACTTCATTAAAGAATCCCTACAGTTGACCAATCACCAATGAAGGGGCTTCGGGCTTTGACTTGCCTCGAGAAAATGTGTGTTGTGCCCAAACAGCCGAAAAAAGTCCAAAAGACCTTTAACCCCTGGTAGTCTCCAGACTCACCAAACTGCTGGATGGCTCTGTCTGCACTCCAGGGCAGCTCTAGGGTTATGTGAACCCTCCGACGCTGGTTCTTCACCCGCTTGTCTGCCTGCAAGGAAATGCCCGAGCTGGCTGCCTCTGAGATGATGGCCACCATCTGGGAAGgcaagagggatggaggagagaaagataACAAACCACTGTAACACTGCACACCAAAACATAGAATAATGTCATCATATCCGGTCAGAACACAGAATAATGCCATCACATCGGGTCAGAACATAGAATAATGCCATCACATCGGGTCAGAACATAGAATAATGTCATCATATCCGGTCAGAACACAGAATAATGCCATCACATTGGGTCAGAACATAGAATAATGCCATCATATCGGGTCAGAACATAGAATAATGCCATCACATCCGGTCAGAACATAGAATAATGCCATCACATCCCGTCAGAACATAGAATAATGCCATCACATCCCGTCAGAACATAGAATAATGCCATCACATCCCGTCAGAACATAGAATAATGGCATCACATCCGGTCAGAACATAGAATAATGCCATCACATCCGTCAGAACATAGAATAATGCCATCACATCCGGTCAGAACATAGAATAATGCCATTACATCCCGTCAGAACATAGTGTCACAGGATCATGATTTTCTAAGCAAGAACAAACAAACACAGTTTGAGTGAGATCCTTCGGCTCACATGTAGAATGGTTCTAGTGTCCAGTGTCTCACCTTCTCTCCACACATGAAGCGGTCCTTCTCCTTGAGGTTGATGTGGTCTATGGTATGGCTCTGCTCTGCACGCGACTCGTAGCGCACGCTTCCGTCAGGACGTCGCACCACGCGACCCTTACGACCCGTCATCTATAACATAGGTCATCAATTAGTGCCTCAGAGCAAAATTTAACAATCAATCACAAATCTCTAAACAGGAAACATACCGGTTCTCATCTCACATTTGTCTGATTTGTCTGAGATGTACTCTCTGACATAAGGTTATGTGGCACCTGCCCAGCCCGGTAACAGAGGTGTACGTACCTCCGATACCATCTCTGGTCCTCCAAACTGGTCTATGAGCTCATCCAGAGTGTTCAGAGGTAGTTCCTTTCCCAGGTCAGCGATCTTGTTCAGGAGGCTCTGCTTCATCTTCTCTATACTGGCTTTAGGAACCcaaccaaccccagacagagGCATGTTAACGACTGTTAACAGAGTCAGCCATAAAGGGAGCGAGCACGGTAAGATGTCCCCAAATGTCTCCTAAGTGCttttactgtctgtgtgtgtgagagagtacaGTGGATCTAAAATGCATCTGTTCCTTTATTGTCATTTTCTTTGTCTTAAATTATTGCCTAGACTTCAACACAAGGTGTGCATTGCATAACATACAGAGTatccaaaacattaggaacaccttcctaatattgatttgcacccccttttgccctcagaagagCCTCAACGTGTTGAAAGCTttcaacagggatgctggcccatgttgactccaatgcttcccacagttgtgtgaagttggctggatgtcctttgggtggtggaccattcttgatacatacgggagacccagcagcattgcagatcttgacacactcaaaaagGTGCgcatggcacctactaccatatactgttcaaaggcacttaaatattttgtcttgcccattctccCTCaatggcacacacatacacaacccatgtTTAAATgcttttttaacctgtctcctccccttcatctacactgaagtgga
Encoded here:
- the si:ch73-63e15.2 gene encoding protein strawberry notch homolog 2 isoform X4, coding for MSSILPLWTKLHSQLGRPLPKNLSCIDDLSNSLFSSPADSLSDYTDAQAFITTDNLAHVPTIWDINTPAQSQLELNANRFQDLNSLEDIAAIISTPPLGGYQQTQRNQTPAEEEAEEEEEETEELGHVDTYADYKPSKSTIGISHPDIVVETNTLSSVPPPDISYTLSIPDSTINCGLLSALQLEAIIYACQQHEVILQNNQRAGFLIGDGAGVGKGRTVAGIILENYLKGRKKALWFSVSNDLKYDAERDLKDIDAPTIPVHALNKIKYGDTATSEGVLFATYSALIGESQAGGQHRTRLKQILDWCKPGFDGVIVFDECHKAKNATSTKMGKAVLDLQHNLPLARVVYASATGASEPKNMIYMSRLGIWGEGTPFKTFDDFLHAIEKRGVGAMEIVAMDMKVSGMYIARQLSFSGVSFRIEEIGLDDDFKLVYNKAAKLWAEALAVFMRAADALCLVSRKSLWGQFWSSHQRFFKYLCIAAKVRCLVELAKKELKAGKCIVIGLQSTGEARTREVLDENDGHLDRFVSAAEGVFKALVQKHFPSEKQRREKARGNKRKRKPRGRQPKFPKHTMVHLGGVINISDDSSTDTDGMDTDSNSSPDSLMDNNDDVIFVQHTSCHTASIEKMKQSLLNKIADLGKELPLNTLDELIDQFGGPEMVSEMTGRKGRVVRRPDGSVRYESRAEQSHTIDHINLKEKDRFMCGEKMVAIISEAASSGISLQADKRVKNQRRRVHITLELPWSADRAIQQFGRTHRSNQVTAPEYIFLISELAGERRFASIVAKRLESLGALTHGDRRATESRDLSKYNFENKYGTKALDKITKAILGHIESKVSPPKGYPGGDALFFRDMKHGMMDVGIFCKEPRFGLSTEKDCSITKFLNRILGLEVHKQNSLFQYFTDNFDYLIEKDKKEGKYDMGILDLAPGNDEIYEEKQETFMTVGNPQDGQVVLYKISVDRGMPWEEAYEKVQNLNSPDEGFYLSHKLRGNHPCVLLAEQGRGRNFIVYKPNIGKQAHPESLDNLQLRYRKVTPDQAKDSWESQFNFSFGKCSHANWNGKCKKIEEGQECLQGMRLRQYHMLCGALLRVWKYVADVVSDITCSSILQIVRLKTKNSNKQVGIKIPENCVARVRQELLKMDEEVKRRRKDKEQQRAQEQQRAQEQRLAEERQLQNQHLLAKLYSQRQTLNHSFNNQNLSQGLKTQHLSLAQANPLQVKPLLQPKPSQLKPQLGPVNQLPSMASPTSHFSNFPHHFPSLHLLQPNPSSSSMPPRTREEVLDLTVSPSPSPDSKERGLVLDCLTRDGFGLDSLILLSELAAQNTAHKLQQPLQPLPSLTKPQQLLSPQQIQPQLQSPQQIHPQLQSPQQIHPQLQSPQQIQTQLQSPQQIQLQSPQQIQPQLQLPQQIQPQLQSPQQIQPQLQSPQQIQPQQRLDSPTLINSDHQDYYDILKLLEDPDHLPYSLSSQTTTNPSTSSNTVAQVSSGLLSSPSTPSSSLFSPSALAPSEQQPLPLANGHCSTDALINVREVLDNMLRTSADRQTVIHYRLPEWDSV